The following coding sequences lie in one Deltaproteobacteria bacterium genomic window:
- a CDS encoding pyridoxal phosphate-dependent aminotransferase has translation MARLTTNAPKGFRPVPRTGVIYVMTEASRRGYQRTDTNWANLGQGAPETGHLPNSPERITSIVLDDSDNEYAPIDGLPELRDAVANLYNQRYRQKHKSKYRRENVAISAGGRIALTRLVSTLGRTNVGHFLPDYTAYEELLDAFGTFSPIPILLDPSENYSFSSEQLRKEILGRGLSAILLSNPCNPTGKMIYGSELEQWVAVAREIGCTIILDEFYSHYTYASDCLSVSAAAYVEDVNRDPIVIVDGLTKNWRYPGFRVCWTVGPESIIEGVSSAGSFLDGGCARPMQKVALRLVSQDVADKEARAIKETFSTKRDYLFNNLLRLGISVNPAPFGGFYCWGDLSGLPKNLQNGMSFFERALDAKTIVVPGEFFDINPGRRRAERPSRFQNYVRFSFGPPLEEIERGISSIEKFL, from the coding sequence ATGGCTAGATTAACGACAAACGCACCCAAGGGTTTTCGACCTGTTCCGAGAACAGGTGTGATATACGTGATGACTGAGGCTTCTAGGCGAGGTTACCAGCGGACTGACACGAACTGGGCAAACCTTGGGCAAGGAGCGCCAGAAACTGGTCATTTGCCCAATTCGCCCGAAAGAATCACATCTATAGTGTTAGATGACAGCGATAATGAGTATGCACCCATAGATGGCCTACCAGAATTGCGAGATGCAGTAGCTAATCTTTATAATCAGCGGTATCGCCAAAAACACAAGAGCAAGTATCGCAGGGAGAATGTCGCAATTAGTGCTGGTGGTAGGATTGCCCTGACCCGTCTAGTTTCGACATTGGGACGCACTAACGTGGGACACTTTTTACCGGACTACACGGCCTATGAGGAACTACTAGATGCATTTGGAACTTTTTCACCGATCCCAATTCTTTTGGATCCGAGTGAAAACTATTCCTTTAGTTCAGAGCAGTTGAGAAAGGAAATACTTGGGCGCGGCTTATCGGCTATCCTCCTTTCAAATCCGTGTAATCCAACGGGGAAAATGATTTATGGCTCCGAACTCGAGCAATGGGTAGCTGTTGCTCGAGAGATTGGCTGCACAATTATATTGGATGAGTTTTACTCACATTATACATATGCTAGCGATTGTCTGAGCGTATCAGCGGCGGCTTATGTAGAGGATGTCAATAGAGACCCAATAGTCATAGTCGATGGCTTAACTAAAAACTGGCGCTATCCTGGCTTTCGCGTCTGTTGGACCGTTGGACCGGAGTCAATAATTGAGGGAGTATCATCGGCTGGAAGTTTTTTGGATGGTGGCTGTGCCCGACCCATGCAAAAGGTTGCTCTTCGGCTAGTATCTCAAGACGTTGCCGACAAAGAGGCGCGTGCTATCAAGGAAACATTTTCAACTAAAAGGGATTACCTTTTTAATAACTTATTAAGGCTTGGAATATCGGTTAACCCAGCACCGTTTGGAGGATTTTATTGCTGGGGAGACTTAAGTGGCCTGCCGAAGAACCTTCAAAACGGCATGAGTTTTTTTGAAAGAGCACTTGATGCAAAAACCATCGTTGTACCCGGTGAATTTTTCGACATCAACCCCGGCAGGCGGCGAGCAGAAAGGCCAAGTCGTTTTCAAAACTACGTCCGCTTCTCCTTCGGTCCTCCACTTGAGGAAATCGAGCGAGGCATAAGTTCCATCGAGAAATTTCTGTAG
- a CDS encoding RNB domain-containing ribonuclease, which produces MPSLLNKLNAVTSSESIRESSIVDFENSGRCLAALVLSEKKGKWSVLDERGRESQLSSDRLFLLSARSDLANASNSERISFLSALSQEAQSLENSLNLEEVWDVVRDTSKKITVSDVCDLVYGENGARERLAAHRALLEDKIFFKRHKTHFEPRAPELVDELKLRADTEAKKEAKREQLLDSILSILKGEKRQLPPNIREIEQLAVFGTQAPDAKNAISLLEHVVKTSGLTLQGTAERKAFELLVAVGRFSPDENLSIHRFGRSAEFEANLCEMARDIAAATTSLQFEDREDFTHLHAITIDDEATRDIDDALTIETTQSGYRLGIHISDVTALVDESSPLAEEALQRGSSIYCPNFQIPMFPPAISQNAASLISGANRFALSFFVELDSQYAIKARLIKRTIICVRESISYDEVDELLYGDKGTGSTLEHEKSQMLLKFWEIASCLENRRISKGAVSFFRREKTPVVLDDGKIILEHSSEDSPSRKLVEEMMILANETAAQFAADNCIPIIFRCQEKPDIEIDTVGLDIPEGLAREYAQRSQFKRSLYMTKPSAHFGLGLSVYTQVTSPIRRAIDLLNQYQLVRFLLTNSLAFEPQRLDELLSSLETHLAEVFTIQREANRYWLLKYLQQERISEICGTVVKISGKRPLAELDILHSLQPFTPVGSNRSSRSGAPKCLGELVRLKIQHIDPREDSLVLMEMSPKTS; this is translated from the coding sequence ATGCCTAGTTTGTTAAATAAATTAAACGCCGTCACTTCATCGGAATCGATAAGGGAAAGCTCCATTGTAGATTTTGAGAACTCTGGCAGATGCCTTGCAGCACTCGTGCTGTCTGAGAAAAAGGGCAAGTGGAGCGTCCTGGACGAGCGTGGGCGAGAGTCTCAGTTGTCTTCCGATAGATTGTTTCTACTCTCAGCTCGGTCGGATTTAGCGAACGCTTCTAATTCAGAACGCATTTCGTTTTTAAGTGCCTTAAGTCAGGAAGCCCAAAGTCTCGAGAATTCACTTAATCTCGAAGAAGTTTGGGACGTAGTAAGAGATACTTCAAAAAAAATTACAGTTAGCGATGTTTGCGATCTCGTTTACGGGGAGAACGGTGCCAGGGAGCGGCTTGCGGCTCATAGAGCGCTACTGGAGGATAAGATTTTTTTTAAGCGACACAAAACGCACTTTGAACCTCGCGCGCCAGAATTAGTAGATGAACTCAAACTTCGTGCCGATACAGAGGCAAAGAAGGAGGCTAAGAGAGAGCAGCTTTTAGATTCTATTCTGTCGATCCTCAAAGGAGAAAAGCGCCAGCTTCCGCCAAATATTCGGGAGATAGAGCAACTCGCCGTTTTTGGCACACAGGCTCCGGACGCTAAGAACGCCATATCTCTTTTAGAGCACGTCGTTAAAACTAGTGGTCTCACATTACAGGGAACGGCAGAGCGCAAGGCGTTTGAACTACTAGTAGCCGTTGGTCGTTTTAGTCCAGATGAAAATCTCAGCATACACCGCTTTGGTAGATCGGCTGAGTTTGAGGCTAACCTTTGCGAAATGGCTAGAGACATTGCTGCCGCTACGACTTCCTTGCAATTTGAAGATCGAGAAGATTTCACTCATCTCCATGCAATTACCATAGACGACGAAGCTACGCGCGATATCGATGATGCCCTAACAATTGAAACGACTCAAAGTGGCTATCGCTTAGGCATTCACATCAGCGATGTAACTGCGTTAGTTGATGAGAGTTCCCCTTTGGCAGAGGAGGCTTTACAAAGGGGTAGCTCAATTTACTGCCCAAATTTTCAGATCCCGATGTTTCCCCCAGCCATATCCCAAAATGCCGCTAGTTTAATTAGCGGAGCAAACAGATTTGCTTTGAGTTTTTTTGTAGAACTTGACAGCCAATATGCTATTAAAGCACGGCTTATTAAGAGAACTATAATTTGCGTTCGGGAGTCCATATCTTATGATGAAGTGGATGAGTTACTATATGGGGACAAAGGCACAGGTTCCACGCTAGAGCACGAAAAATCGCAAATGTTGTTAAAATTTTGGGAGATAGCCTCCTGTCTCGAAAATAGACGGATTAGCAAGGGAGCTGTTTCCTTCTTTAGACGCGAAAAAACGCCAGTGGTGTTGGATGATGGCAAAATCATCCTCGAGCACTCGTCAGAAGACAGTCCCAGTAGAAAGCTCGTAGAAGAGATGATGATTCTTGCTAACGAAACGGCAGCGCAATTTGCCGCAGACAATTGCATACCAATTATTTTTCGTTGCCAAGAAAAGCCGGATATCGAAATCGACACCGTAGGTTTGGATATACCTGAGGGCCTCGCTCGCGAGTACGCACAACGCAGCCAATTTAAGCGCTCCCTCTACATGACAAAGCCATCTGCACATTTTGGTTTGGGTTTAAGTGTCTACACTCAAGTCACCTCTCCGATTCGCCGCGCTATCGATCTGCTCAATCAATATCAGCTAGTCAGATTTTTGCTAACTAACAGCCTAGCCTTTGAGCCCCAGAGGCTCGATGAGTTGTTAAGTTCACTGGAAACGCATTTGGCCGAGGTATTTACGATTCAACGCGAAGCTAACCGTTACTGGCTACTAAAATACCTTCAACAAGAGCGAATTTCAGAAATTTGCGGGACTGTCGTCAAGATTAGCGGGAAGCGCCCTCTGGCAGAACTAGATATACTGCATTCGCTTCAGCCGTTTACCCCAGTAGGAAGCAATAGAAGTTCTAGGTCTGGCGCGCCGAAATGTTTAGGCGAATTAGTTAGATTAAAGATTCAGCACATCGATCCACGAGAAGACAGTTTGGTGCTCATGGAAATGAGCCCAAAAACTTCTTAG
- the queC gene encoding 7-cyano-7-deazaguanine synthase QueC gives MKIVLVYSGGLDSTTLLFYLRRQGHEVRCLSIDYGQRHCREIESARSICCLIGQELRVLDISQVGGLFGESALVDRNVPLPQGKYQLENMKVTIVPNRNMVFLSLAIAWAISTRSEAVAYAAHAGDRAVYPDCRPEFVADMDSVAKQCDWSSIDVIAPFIDKSKVDIVLLAASLGVPFEKTWSCYAGGEVHCGLCATCLERKEAFIGTGLVDGVQYAN, from the coding sequence ATGAAAATAGTCTTAGTATATTCAGGCGGCTTAGATTCCACCACTTTGCTTTTTTATTTGCGCCGCCAAGGCCATGAGGTGCGTTGTCTCAGCATTGACTATGGTCAGCGTCATTGCAGGGAAATAGAATCGGCTAGGTCAATTTGCTGTTTAATTGGACAGGAGCTTAGGGTACTAGATATTTCTCAAGTCGGAGGTCTGTTTGGGGAGAGTGCCCTAGTGGATCGGAATGTGCCTTTGCCTCAAGGGAAATATCAGTTAGAAAATATGAAGGTTACAATTGTTCCCAATCGCAACATGGTATTTTTATCGCTTGCTATCGCATGGGCAATTTCTACACGGAGCGAGGCGGTAGCATATGCAGCGCATGCGGGAGATAGAGCGGTTTATCCAGATTGTAGGCCTGAATTCGTTGCGGACATGGATAGCGTAGCAAAGCAGTGTGATTGGAGTTCTATCGATGTCATTGCCCCATTTATAGATAAGAGCAAGGTCGACATAGTCTTATTGGCGGCATCGCTTGGGGTGCCATTTGAGAAAACATGGTCTTGTTACGCTGGAGGGGAAGTGCATTGTGGTCTATGTGCTACGTGCTTAGAAAGAAAGGAGGCTTTCATCGGCACGGGCCTTGTGGATGGAGTGCAATATGCTAATTGA
- a CDS encoding 1-acyl-sn-glycerol-3-phosphate acyltransferase produces the protein MSSSDSEVENVPKTRVLDWIATLPFAVCFILLLIAMDPIHRVGYFFGAKVQDSLFIALNKGLVALLRILNARIAVEKSDKIDPNKQYIIVSNHQSLFDIPIIASILARNNPKFIAKKELGQWIPSVSFVLRRGRHALIDRSDAGSAVQSISQLGTMMQRSGFSMVIFPEGTRARDGKLKKFRSLGLNALIKASPDCQVLPVTIDGSWKLAFYNFMPIPRGVVITIKIGDPILHNADVSASALSRMAGEIIAKNIKELHSQHDMHG, from the coding sequence ATGAGCTCGAGCGATAGCGAAGTAGAGAATGTACCTAAGACTCGCGTATTGGATTGGATAGCTACGCTTCCATTTGCTGTCTGCTTTATTCTACTATTAATCGCCATGGATCCAATTCACCGCGTAGGCTATTTTTTTGGTGCCAAAGTGCAAGACTCACTTTTTATAGCATTAAATAAAGGACTAGTAGCCTTACTAAGGATCCTTAATGCGCGAATTGCAGTGGAAAAGAGCGACAAAATAGATCCAAACAAGCAATACATCATAGTATCTAATCACCAATCGCTTTTTGATATCCCTATTATTGCAAGCATCTTGGCGAGAAACAACCCGAAATTCATCGCCAAAAAGGAGCTGGGTCAGTGGATTCCCAGCGTATCTTTTGTGTTGCGTCGAGGCAGACATGCCTTAATCGATCGCTCCGATGCAGGTAGCGCGGTTCAATCTATTTCGCAACTTGGCACTATGATGCAGCGCAGTGGATTTTCTATGGTGATATTCCCTGAGGGAACACGAGCAAGAGATGGCAAATTAAAGAAATTTCGCTCATTGGGACTAAATGCTCTTATTAAGGCCTCTCCTGATTGCCAAGTCCTGCCGGTTACAATTGATGGCTCATGGAAACTAGCCTTCTACAATTTCATGCCGATACCGAGAGGAGTTGTAATAACGATTAAAATCGGCGACCCGATTTTACACAACGCTGACGTATCGGCTTCAGCTCTTTCGCGTATGGCCGGAGAAATAATCGCAAAGAACATAAAAGAACTACACTCTCAGCATGACATGCATGGTTGA
- a CDS encoding DUF3108 domain-containing protein, with amino-acid sequence MRILHGILIVWCLVFPSRVIGEYLDPGAVYVKTDSYENHTKLQLPLGAYKYDIAWQGISVASGDVVVKQRLIEGQKFFRVEANAKTADVIDWVYKLRHHSESLFEANSLKPLSFTTWQKENSHHSIRKVRFLDSGHIESRRWKDGEEGTNQFFATNNLTLDPLSAAFLARSLPIEVSSVHTFDVFNGKNRFLISFRVAGLESLSLGNGTTVRAYRIVPSVEKLTDSSKREPKLDSALIWLSADSHRDILKLESKVWVGSIIAQLIDFTPQSESRTHEARM; translated from the coding sequence ATGAGAATTCTTCATGGCATTTTGATAGTTTGGTGTTTGGTTTTTCCGAGTCGCGTAATTGGAGAATATTTAGATCCCGGGGCTGTGTATGTAAAAACCGATTCGTATGAAAACCATACAAAACTCCAGCTTCCCCTTGGCGCGTACAAATATGACATAGCTTGGCAGGGGATTTCGGTTGCTAGTGGAGATGTCGTTGTTAAGCAGCGTTTAATTGAGGGGCAGAAGTTTTTTAGAGTTGAGGCAAATGCAAAAACCGCAGACGTTATTGATTGGGTTTATAAACTTCGCCACCACTCGGAAAGCTTATTTGAGGCTAACTCATTAAAGCCTCTTAGTTTTACTACCTGGCAAAAAGAAAATTCACATCATAGCATTCGCAAGGTCAGGTTTTTAGATAGTGGTCACATCGAGTCTCGCCGTTGGAAAGATGGGGAAGAGGGAACAAATCAGTTTTTTGCCACGAATAATCTGACTCTCGATCCTTTGTCTGCTGCTTTTTTGGCGCGCTCCTTGCCCATAGAAGTTAGCTCTGTGCACACATTTGATGTTTTTAATGGCAAGAATCGGTTTTTGATATCGTTTAGAGTTGCTGGACTGGAGAGCTTAAGTTTAGGCAATGGCACAACTGTAAGGGCATATAGAATAGTACCAAGCGTCGAAAAGCTTACAGATAGCAGTAAGAGGGAACCAAAGCTAGATTCTGCTTTAATATGGCTATCAGCCGACTCACATAGAGATATTTTAAAGCTTGAGAGTAAAGTTTGGGTAGGCTCTATCATCGCGCAACTAATTGATTTTACTCCGCAAAGCGAGAGTAGAACTCATGAAGCGAGAATGTAA